The following nucleotide sequence is from Gordonia jinghuaiqii.
CGACGGCCACCGGGTCGAGCCCGGAGAACGGTTCGTCGAGCACCAGGACGTCGGGATCGTGAACCAGCGCCGCCGCGAGCTGCACACGCTGCTGGTTGCCGAGGCTGAGGTCGGCGACGTTGTCGTCGTAGCGTGCGCCGACACCCAGCCGATCGGTCCAGCGCCGGACGGATTCCTGCGCCTGCGCTGCCGACATACCGTGCAATTTCGCGAGGAAGGTGAGCTGTTCGCCGACCTTCATCTTCGGGTACAGGCCGCGTTCCTCGGGCATGTACCCGATTCGGCGTCGCAGGTCGAGGTCGATGGGCCGGTCGCCGAGGCGTACCTCGCCGGAATCGGCCGACAGCACACCGAGAATGATGCGCATCGTCGTGGATTTCCCTGCGCCGTTGCTGCCGACGAAACCGAAGATCTCGCCGGGTTCGACGTGAAAGGTCATGTCGTGCAGGGCGACGAGGTCTCCATAGCGCTTGTGGAGCCCGTCGACGATCAGTCGTGCGGTCATGATGCGTTCTCCTCGGTGTCGGTTGTCTTGGTGCGCATCTCGGCGAGATCTTCTGGATCGGGATCGGCCATCCACCACGCGGTGAGCATCGTCGGCATGGAGACGGCGGCGACGACGAGGGTGATCAGCAGGATGGCGCAGCCGTAGACCCACTGACCGGGTACCTCGTCGCGGAAACTGAGGACCATCAGCACCGCGTAGGGGATCAACATCAGGGCGTACAGCACCACGAAACCGATGGAACGTGCCGAGTTGCGTTGTGCCACCTGGATCTCGTCGAGCGCG
It contains:
- a CDS encoding ABC transporter ATP-binding protein encodes the protein MTARLIVDGLHKRYGDLVALHDMTFHVEPGEIFGFVGSNGAGKSTTMRIILGVLSADSGEVRLGDRPIDLDLRRRIGYMPEERGLYPKMKVGEQLTFLAKLHGMSAAQAQESVRRWTDRLGVGARYDDNVADLSLGNQQRVQLAAALVHDPDVLVLDEPFSGLDPVAVDVMSDVLKEKAAEGIPVIFSSHQLDLVQRLCDRVGIITRGEMRALGTVDDLRSRDGVTLEVTGPRSDVSWADSLPGVRRVTYGETTRLLIDPELADDQQILSAALRHGPVHRFATSTPSLTDLFREVVSA